A genomic region of Bombus terrestris chromosome 12, iyBomTerr1.2, whole genome shotgun sequence contains the following coding sequences:
- the LOC100645212 gene encoding intersectin-2 isoform X13: MATPQTPGMDPWVIQPRERARYREQFDSLKPINGVVTGEQAKEFLLKSQLPPVILGQIWALSDTDADGKMDINEFSIACKLINLKLRGFEIPKALPSALIQSLKSLSASDSNVTNLTNGAANILPQNNVASLVNLSAPPQVPVQPLISGMPMTGSVPRPLIGPPPVNGPLPGHAIRPVSPMTLPASRQSRQNVAATTHATTHTASKPPARPAPPSVGIVPSTSTTTTTTTTPSGGPSQRPTPPSNIGANFSPATSGPPPKPAPPSFPNSPVATGISPIKVPPVSATAIVPPVVQSVQPMTTSTMGMSAAAPIAPLNTTPTPMAAFGMAQAMPMQPLSCTSMIAGGSTMVPSIAPMSTGTGVVSTPPVVGLPLVSATTASTLVNGVIAQTPVSTSTPLSTTARPPSIDRVGSVDSQHSQHSVGSPQSVEWAVPHQTKLKYTQLFNTWDRARSGFLSGPQARNIMVQSQLPQQVLAQIWALADMDSDGRLSCDEFVLAMHLCDIAKLGEKIPTTLPIELIPPAFRRQRQSSLTLSQTGTENVDPSAGMPQTSFEDKRKENFEKGQAELERRRKALLEIQRKEQEERERKEREEAEKQEKIRLEQERRRQAEIEKQMQRQKEIEQEKEEQRKRAQEQREAARKEMERQRQLEWEKQKSQELQTQRQKEQDVLLKLKARNQTLTIELGTLNDKVKELSQKICDTRVGVSGVKTTIDGMRSTRDAQLQEMAALKNKLREQNQRLLALSQEKARIEAKNKLNTAMESAGQEAIKMAFDNKQITLKQMKDKIADLQQQIDAKMADIENNNGQLQDIKTQLETLMADCKNLYLTFEDKKLKVLELRASGGTGAGTDYTTSAWGDSGWNDTSAAVNDSAWPVNDTTTTNAVEETTPGVMKYRALYEFIARNQDEISFQPGDIILVPPVQNAEPGWMAGEIRGHTGWFPESYVEPIDVGSANDNAFIQQDSVEKRTLEGIAEVPENVSDAGSLGDEPPPVEPIIPTLGLGVVCDIQVTTLYHYRPTIEQHLLFEKGDIIKVDEQQGDWWYGTSGNGAKGWFPKSYVKEISANQTAIVEGLNEYYVALYPYDSAEVGDLTFNQGEVILVTKKEGDWWTGTTGDRNGIFPANYVEKCDAPDQGASITTNVSETTAITETTEDTTTSNHETATSIAQATLQAEKTAEQLEDERQAAEDRAELPDFSAMAAQQYHKRGRKPEIVQVIAPYQATSSEQLDLQKGQLIMIRKKTDSGWWEGELQARGKKRQIGWFPASYVKPLTSSSNRSTPVSHGYQDSPTDPNIERVMALYPYQAQNEDELSFEKGDVITVLAKDEAAWWKGELNGMSGVFPSNYVSPMSNEMTTNLLMAGLDSMERKRQEYIKELITTEQAYIEDMRLVHEVFEKPLIESLVLTMDEVDKIFVNWRDIIACNDNFLRTLRIRRDNSEGAIVRMIGDILCENIPRMSAYIRFCSCQISAAVYLQRLTETMPEFVKVAQICQQDPRTKGMPLSSFLIKPMQRITKYPLIIGKILEHTPVDHPDRQYLQEALAKAEEFCTQVNEGVREKENSDRLEWLQTHVACDGLEEQLIFNSLTNSLGPRKLLHFGILHKAKSGKELVGFLTNDFLLFAQPVLSRKSLSSGQQFSFERNEHQKFKMYRKPIFLNELSFLGDSEMNGNINLGSCEGSENSTKILRLKDQKKPIILLAPSPSECSLWIRRITEARKKFMENEKTRLQRQRSKQAQFGACGRILVTVLEGFNLKTIPGKCNTFCKVSMGSQEERTGVISGTDCPLWDTSMQFQVKDLLEDTLCITVFDKGYYSPDEFLGRAEIRVADIMRDSRDSCGPIQKRIQLHEVEKGVVVLKLDLRLFGNR, from the exons ATGGCCACCCCTCAAACTCCGG GTATGGATCCTTGGGTAATCCAACCCAGAGAACGTGCAAGATATAGAGAGCAGTTTGATTCTTTAAAACCAATCAATGGAGTTGTTACTGGAGAGCAAGCAAAAGAATTTTTACTTAAATCACAGCTTCCACCTGTTATCCTTGGACAAATATG GGCTTTATCAGATACAGATGCAGATGGAAAAATGGACATAAATGAATTTAGTATtgcatgtaaattaattaatttaaagttaCGTGGTTTTGAAATTCCTAAAGCCTTGCCTTCAGCTTTAATACAGAGTTTGAAGTCACTTTCTGCCA GTGATAGTAATGTTACGAACTTAACAAACGGAGCCGCTAATATTCTACCACAGAATAATGTTGCTTCATTAGTAAATTTATCTGCTCCACCGCAAGTTCCAGTACAGCCTTTAATTAGTGGGATGCCTATGACTGGATCTGTTCCACGTCCGCTTATAGGACCACCACCTGTAAATGGACCATTACCAGGACATGCTATTAGGCCTGTTTCACCAATGACCTTACCAG CATCACGACAAAGTAGACAGAATGTGGCTGCCACTACACATGCCACAACTCACACAGCGTCAAAGCCACCTGCTCGACCTGCACCACCCTCTGTGG gaatcgtGCCTTCTACAagtactaccactaccactaccaccacTCCTAGTGGTGGTCCTTCTCAAAGACCTACACCACCCTCAAATATTG GGGCAAATTTTTCACCTGCTACTAGTGGTCCACCACCAAAGCCAGCACCGCCTTCATTTCCTAATAGCCCTGTCGCTACTGGGATTTCACCAATCAAAGTTCCACCTGTTTCTGCCACGGCTATTGTTCCTCCTGTTGTTCAATCTGTACAACCAATGACTACATCTACCATGG GGATGTCTGCAGCAGCACCAATTGCACCCTTAAATACAACTCCAACACCAATGGCTGCTTTTGGTATGGCACAAGCAATGCCTATGCAACCATTGTCTTGTACTAGTATGATTGCAGGTGGTTCTACTATGGTACCATCTATTGCACCAATGTCCACTG GAACTGGTGTAGTATCGACTCCTCCAGTTGTGGGTTTACCTCTAGTATCAGCAACCACAGCAAGTACGTTGGTGAATGGTGTAATTGCTCAAACACCAGTATCCACAAGTACACCATTAAGCACAACTGCACGTCCACCAAGTATAGATAGGGTGGGTTCGGTTGATTCACAACATAGTCAGCATTCAGTAGGTTCTCCACAATCTGTGGAATGGGCTGTACCTCatcaaacaaaattgaaatatactcAATTATTTAATACCTGGGACAGGGCGCGATCTGGGTTTCTATCTGGCCCTCAGGCCAGAAATATTATGGTGCAGTCACAATTACCTCAACAAGTGTTGGCACAGATatg GGCGTTAGCGGACATGGATTCGGATGGTCGTTTGAGTTGTGACGAATTTGTATTAGCAATGCATTTATGTGATATAGCTAAGCTTGGTGAAAAGATACCTACCACGTTACCAATTGAACTTATACCACCTGCATTCAGACGTCAACGACAAAGTAGCTTAACACTTTCACAAACTGGAACGGAAAATGTAGATCCATCGGCTGGTATGCCGCAA ACCTCTTTTGAAGACAAACGTAAAGAAAACTTTGAGAAAGGACAAGCGGAGCTAGAACGTAGACGCAAGGCTTTATTAGAAATTCAACGTAAAGAACAAGAGGAACGTGAAcgaaaagaaagggaagaagctgagaaacaagagaaaattaG ATTAGAACAAGAAAGACGAAGACAAGCAGAGATTGAGAAACAAATGCAAAGGCAGAAAGAGATTGAACAGGAAAAGGAAGAACAACGAAAACGAGCTCAAGAACAAAGAGAAGCAGCAAgaaa AGAGATGGAAAGACAACGACAATTAGAATGGGAAAAACAGAAATCACAAGAGCTTCAAACTCAGAGGCAAAAAGAACAAGATGTCTTACTAAAATTGAAAGCAAGAAATCAAACATTAACTATCGAATTAGGAACACTT AACGATAAAGTGAAAGAACTATCACAAAAAATCTGTGACACTCGAGTTGGTGTATCTGGAGTAAAAACGACGATTGATGGAATGCGGTCGACACGTGATGCACAGTTACAAGAGATGGCTGCCTTAAAGAATAAACTTAGAGAACAAAACCAAAGATTACTAGCCTTGAGTCAAGAGAAAGCTCGAATCGAAGCAAAGAATAAGCTAAATACAGCTATGGAATCGGCGGGCCAAGAAGCAATCAAAATGGCATTTGATAATAAACAAATTACCCTGAAACAAATGAAGGATAAAATTGCTGATTTACAACAGCAG attGATGCTAAAATGGctgacatagaaaataataatggcCAGCTTCAAGATATTAAAACGCAACTGGAAACTTTAATGGCTGACTGTAAGAACCTTTACTTAACTTTCgaagataaaaaattaaaagttttagAACTCAGAGCAAGTGGTGGTACTGGAGCTGGTACCGATTATACAACATCTGCATGGGGTGATAGTGGTTGGAATGATACTTCAGCGGCAGTTAACGATTCTGCATGGCCTGTTAATGATACCACCACAACTAATGCAGTGGAAGAAACTACTCCAGGGGTTATGAAATATAGAGCTTTATACGAATTTATAGCTAGAAATCAAGACGAAATATCGTTTCAACCTGGTGATATTATCTTG GTACCGCCTGTTCAAAACGCAGAACCAGGATGGATGGCTGGCGAAATTCGTGGTCATACTGGTTGGTTCCCGGAATCTTATGTAGAACCAATAGATGTTGGCAGCGCAAATGATAATGCTTTCATACAACAAGACAGTGTGGAGAAGAGAACGTTAGA AGGGATTGCTGAAGTTCCCGAGAATGTATCTGATGCCGGATCACTAGGCGATGAGCCTCCTCCTGTTGAACCTATCATACCTACTCTTGGATTAGGTGTAGTTTGTGATATACAAGTAACCACTTTGTATCACTATCGTCCTACGATAGAGCAACATCTTCTCTTTGAAAAAGGAGATATTATTAAAGTAGATGAACAGCAG GGTGATTGGTGGTATGGTACATCTGGTAATGGAGCTAAGGGTTGGTTCCCTAAATCGTATGTCAAGGAAATTTCTGCTAATCAAACTGCAATAGTTGAAGGACTCAATGAATACTACGTAGCCTTATATCCATATGATTCCGCCGAGGTTGGAGACTTAACATTCAACCAAGGAGAAGTTATATTAGTCACTAAAAAGGAAGGTGATTGGTGGACAGGCACTACAGGAGATAGGAATGGAATTTTTCCTGCCAATTATGTAGAAAAATGCGATGCTCCAGATCAG GGTGCCTCAATAACTACTAACGTATCTGAAACAACCGCGATTACTGAAACAACTGAAGACACAACCACAAGTAATCATGAAACAGCTACTTCAATTGCTCAGGCAACATTG CAAGCAGAGAAAACTGCTGAGCAGCTCGAAGATGAAAGACAAGCCGCGGAAGATAGAGCAGAATTGCCAGATTTTTCCGCAATGGCTGCGCAGCAG TATCATAAG AGAGGAAGAAAACCTGAAATTGTACAAGTTATTGCACCTTATCAAGCCACTAGCTCTGAGCAGTTAGATTTACAAAAGGGGCAATTAATAATGATTCGTAAGAAGACAGATAGTGGCTGGTGGGAAGGAGAATTACAG GCACGTGGTAAAAAAAGACAAATTGGTTGGTTCCCAGCTTCTTATGTTAAACCTTTAACCAGTAGTAGCAATCGAAGTACACCTGTTTCTCATGGATATCAAGACTCTCCTACAGATCCAAATATTG AACGCGTTATGGCATTGTACCCGTATCAGGCTCAAAATGAGGATGAATTAAGTTTCGAGAAAGGCGATGTTATAACCGTACTTGCAAAGGATGAAGCAGCATGGTGGAAAGGCGAATTAAATGGAATGTCTGGCGTTTTCCCTAGTAATTATGTATCTCCTATGT CTAATGAGATGACAACTAACTTACTAATGGCTGGATTGGATTCCATGGAAAGAAAACGACAAGAATACATAAAAGAACTTATCACAACTGAACAAGCATATATAGAAGACATGAGACTTGTTCACGAG GTTTTCGAGAAACCTCTAATTGAAAGTTTAGTTTTAACCATGGATGAagtagataaaatatttgttaattggAGAGATATTATTGCGTGTAACGATAATTTCTTAAG aacATTACGGATACGACGAGATAATAGCGAAGGAGCGATTGTAAGAATGATTGGAGACATTCTatgtgaaaat ATACCTAGAATGTCAGCATATATAAGATTCTGCAGTTGTCAAATATCCGCTGCTGTCTATCTTCAGAGATTGACTGAAACTATGCCAGAATTTGTCAAAGTTGCTCAAATTTGTCAGCAAGATCCACGTACAAAAGGAATGCCTTTGAGCTCTTTCCTTATAAAACCAATGCAAAGGATAACAAAGTATCCTCTTATTATTGGCAAA attttagaGCACACACCAGTTGACCATCCTGATAGGCAATATCTCCAAGAAGCATTGGCTAAAGCAGAAGAATTTTGTACTcag GTAAATGAAGGAgttagagagaaagaaaatagtgATAGATTAGAATGGTTGCAAACACATGTGGCATGTGATGGTCTTGAAGAACAACTTATCTTTAATTCTTTAACCAATTCTTTAGGTCCACGAAAACTTCTTCATTTTGGTATACTTCATAAG GCAAAAAGTGGAAAAGAACTTGTTGGATTTCTCACAAACGACTTTTTACTATTTGCTCAACCAGTACTCAGCAGAAAGTCTTTATCCAGTGGACAACAGTTTTCATTTGAGAGAAACGAACATCAAAAATTCAAGATGTATAGAAAG ccaatatttttaaacgaattatCTTTTCTGGGTGATTCAGAGATGAATGGTAATATTAATTTAGGTTCCTGTGAAGGTTCAGAAAATTCAACCAAAATATTGAGACTAAAAGACCAAAAAAAGCCAATAATATTATTAGCACCGTCTCCAAGCGAATGTTCACTATGGATCAGAAGAATTACAGAAGCAAGAAAGAAATTTATGGAGAACgaaaaaacacgtttgcaaaGACAAAGATCAA AGCAGGCGCAATTTGGAGCGTGTGGCAGAATTCTTGTTACAGTGCTTGAAGGTTTCAATTTAAAGACAATACCTG GAAAGTGCAATACATTTTGTAAAGTGAGTATGGGCTCACAAGAAGAGAGAACGGGTGTCATATCAGGAACTGATTGTCCTTTATGGGATACATCAATGCAGTTTCAAGTAAAGGATTTACTTGAGGATACTTTATGTATCACGGTCTTCGATAAAGGCTATTATAGTCCAGATG AATTCCTCGGCCGAGCAGAAATAAGAGTTGCTGACATAATGAGAGATAGTAGAGATTCGTGTGGGCCAATACAGAAACGTATTCAGTTACACGAAGTCGAAAAAGGCGTCGTTGTGTTGAAGTTGGATTTACGACTCTTTGGTAATCGATAA
- the LOC100645212 gene encoding intersectin-2 isoform X4 yields MATPQTPGMDPWVIQPRERARYREQFDSLKPINGVVTGEQAKEFLLKSQLPPVILGQIWALSDTDADGKMDINEFSIACKLINLKLRGFEIPKALPSALIQSLKSLSASDSNVTNLTNGAANILPQNNVASLVNLSAPPQVPVQPLISGMPMTGSVPRPLIGPPPVNGPLPGHAIRPVSPMTLPASRQSRQNVAATTHATTHTASKPPARPAPPSVGIVPSTSTTTTTTTTPSGGPSQRPTPPSNIGANFSPATSGPPPKPAPPSFPNSPVATGISPIKVPPVSATAIVPPVVQSVQPMTTSTMGMSAAAPIAPLNTTPTPMAAFGMAQAMPMQPLSCTSMIAGGSTMVPSIAPMSTGTGVVSTPPVVGLPLVSATTASTLVNGVIAQTPVSTSTPLSTTARPPSIDRVGSVDSQHSQHSVGSPQSVEWAVPHQTKLKYTQLFNTWDRARSGFLSGPQARNIMVQSQLPQQVLAQIWALADMDSDGRLSCDEFVLAMHLCDIAKLGEKIPTTLPIELIPPAFRRQRQSSLTLSQTGTENVDPSAGMPQTSFEDKRKENFEKGQAELERRRKALLEIQRKEQEERERKEREEAEKQEKIRLEQERRRQAEIEKQMQRQKEIEQEKEEQRKRAQEQREAARKEMERQRQLEWEKQKSQELQTQRQKEQDVLLKLKARNQTLTIELGTLNDKVKELSQKICDTRVGVSGVKTTIDGMRSTRDAQLQEMAALKNKLREQNQRLLALSQEKARIEAKNKLNTAMESAGQEAIKMAFDNKQITLKQMKDKIADLQQQIDAKMADIENNNGQLQDIKTQLETLMADCKNLYLTFEDKKLKVLELRASGGTGAGTDYTTSAWGDSGWNDTSAAVNDSAWPVNDTTTTNAVEETTPGVMKYRALYEFIARNQDEISFQPGDIILVPPVQNAEPGWMAGEIRGHTGWFPESYVEPIDVGSANDNAFIQQDSVEKRTLEGIAEVPENVSDAGSLGDEPPPVEPIIPTLGLGVVCDIQVTTLYHYRPTIEQHLLFEKGDIIKVDEQQGDWWYGTSGNGAKGWFPKSYVKEISANQTAIVEGLNEYYVALYPYDSAEVGDLTFNQGEVILVTKKEGDWWTGTTGDRNGIFPANYVEKCDAPDQGASITTNVSETTAITETTEDTTTSNHETATSIAQATLQAEKTAEQLEDERQAAEDRAELPDFSAMAAQQYHKRGRKPEIVQVIAPYQATSSEQLDLQKGQLIMIRKKTDSGWWEGELQARGKKRQIGWFPASYVKPLTSSSNRSTPVSHGYQDSPTDPNIERVMALYPYQAQNEDELSFEKGDVITVLAKDEAAWWKGELNGMSGVFPSNYVSPMSNEMTTNLLMAGLDSMERKRQEYIKELITTEQAYIEDMRLVHEVFEKPLIESLVLTMDEVDKIFVNWRDIIACNDNFLRTLRIRRDNSEGAIVRMIGDILCENIPRMSAYIRFCSCQISAAVYLQRLTETMPEFVKVAQICQQDPRTKGMPLSSFLIKPMQRITKYPLIIGKILEHTPVDHPDRQYLQEALAKAEEFCTQVNEGVREKENSDRLEWLQTHVACDGLEEQLIFNSLTNSLGPRKLLHFGILHKAKSGKELVGFLTNDFLLFAQPVLSRKSLSSGQQFSFERNEHQKFKMYRKPIFLNELSFLGDSEMNGNINLGSCEGSENSTKILRLKDQKKPIILLAPSPSECSLWIRRITEARKKFMENEKTRLQRQRSKQAQFGACGRILVTVLEGFNLKTIPVRRRPPQGRLRLVVVEAEDLIMLKKGKCNTFCKVSMGSQEERTGVISGTDCPLWDTSMQFQVKDLLEDTLCITVFDKGYYSPDEFLGRAEIRVADIMRDSRDSCGPIQKRIQLHEVEKGVVVLKLDLRLFGNR; encoded by the exons ATGGCCACCCCTCAAACTCCGG GTATGGATCCTTGGGTAATCCAACCCAGAGAACGTGCAAGATATAGAGAGCAGTTTGATTCTTTAAAACCAATCAATGGAGTTGTTACTGGAGAGCAAGCAAAAGAATTTTTACTTAAATCACAGCTTCCACCTGTTATCCTTGGACAAATATG GGCTTTATCAGATACAGATGCAGATGGAAAAATGGACATAAATGAATTTAGTATtgcatgtaaattaattaatttaaagttaCGTGGTTTTGAAATTCCTAAAGCCTTGCCTTCAGCTTTAATACAGAGTTTGAAGTCACTTTCTGCCA GTGATAGTAATGTTACGAACTTAACAAACGGAGCCGCTAATATTCTACCACAGAATAATGTTGCTTCATTAGTAAATTTATCTGCTCCACCGCAAGTTCCAGTACAGCCTTTAATTAGTGGGATGCCTATGACTGGATCTGTTCCACGTCCGCTTATAGGACCACCACCTGTAAATGGACCATTACCAGGACATGCTATTAGGCCTGTTTCACCAATGACCTTACCAG CATCACGACAAAGTAGACAGAATGTGGCTGCCACTACACATGCCACAACTCACACAGCGTCAAAGCCACCTGCTCGACCTGCACCACCCTCTGTGG gaatcgtGCCTTCTACAagtactaccactaccactaccaccacTCCTAGTGGTGGTCCTTCTCAAAGACCTACACCACCCTCAAATATTG GGGCAAATTTTTCACCTGCTACTAGTGGTCCACCACCAAAGCCAGCACCGCCTTCATTTCCTAATAGCCCTGTCGCTACTGGGATTTCACCAATCAAAGTTCCACCTGTTTCTGCCACGGCTATTGTTCCTCCTGTTGTTCAATCTGTACAACCAATGACTACATCTACCATGG GGATGTCTGCAGCAGCACCAATTGCACCCTTAAATACAACTCCAACACCAATGGCTGCTTTTGGTATGGCACAAGCAATGCCTATGCAACCATTGTCTTGTACTAGTATGATTGCAGGTGGTTCTACTATGGTACCATCTATTGCACCAATGTCCACTG GAACTGGTGTAGTATCGACTCCTCCAGTTGTGGGTTTACCTCTAGTATCAGCAACCACAGCAAGTACGTTGGTGAATGGTGTAATTGCTCAAACACCAGTATCCACAAGTACACCATTAAGCACAACTGCACGTCCACCAAGTATAGATAGGGTGGGTTCGGTTGATTCACAACATAGTCAGCATTCAGTAGGTTCTCCACAATCTGTGGAATGGGCTGTACCTCatcaaacaaaattgaaatatactcAATTATTTAATACCTGGGACAGGGCGCGATCTGGGTTTCTATCTGGCCCTCAGGCCAGAAATATTATGGTGCAGTCACAATTACCTCAACAAGTGTTGGCACAGATatg GGCGTTAGCGGACATGGATTCGGATGGTCGTTTGAGTTGTGACGAATTTGTATTAGCAATGCATTTATGTGATATAGCTAAGCTTGGTGAAAAGATACCTACCACGTTACCAATTGAACTTATACCACCTGCATTCAGACGTCAACGACAAAGTAGCTTAACACTTTCACAAACTGGAACGGAAAATGTAGATCCATCGGCTGGTATGCCGCAA ACCTCTTTTGAAGACAAACGTAAAGAAAACTTTGAGAAAGGACAAGCGGAGCTAGAACGTAGACGCAAGGCTTTATTAGAAATTCAACGTAAAGAACAAGAGGAACGTGAAcgaaaagaaagggaagaagctgagaaacaagagaaaattaG ATTAGAACAAGAAAGACGAAGACAAGCAGAGATTGAGAAACAAATGCAAAGGCAGAAAGAGATTGAACAGGAAAAGGAAGAACAACGAAAACGAGCTCAAGAACAAAGAGAAGCAGCAAgaaa AGAGATGGAAAGACAACGACAATTAGAATGGGAAAAACAGAAATCACAAGAGCTTCAAACTCAGAGGCAAAAAGAACAAGATGTCTTACTAAAATTGAAAGCAAGAAATCAAACATTAACTATCGAATTAGGAACACTT AACGATAAAGTGAAAGAACTATCACAAAAAATCTGTGACACTCGAGTTGGTGTATCTGGAGTAAAAACGACGATTGATGGAATGCGGTCGACACGTGATGCACAGTTACAAGAGATGGCTGCCTTAAAGAATAAACTTAGAGAACAAAACCAAAGATTACTAGCCTTGAGTCAAGAGAAAGCTCGAATCGAAGCAAAGAATAAGCTAAATACAGCTATGGAATCGGCGGGCCAAGAAGCAATCAAAATGGCATTTGATAATAAACAAATTACCCTGAAACAAATGAAGGATAAAATTGCTGATTTACAACAGCAG attGATGCTAAAATGGctgacatagaaaataataatggcCAGCTTCAAGATATTAAAACGCAACTGGAAACTTTAATGGCTGACTGTAAGAACCTTTACTTAACTTTCgaagataaaaaattaaaagttttagAACTCAGAGCAAGTGGTGGTACTGGAGCTGGTACCGATTATACAACATCTGCATGGGGTGATAGTGGTTGGAATGATACTTCAGCGGCAGTTAACGATTCTGCATGGCCTGTTAATGATACCACCACAACTAATGCAGTGGAAGAAACTACTCCAGGGGTTATGAAATATAGAGCTTTATACGAATTTATAGCTAGAAATCAAGACGAAATATCGTTTCAACCTGGTGATATTATCTTG GTACCGCCTGTTCAAAACGCAGAACCAGGATGGATGGCTGGCGAAATTCGTGGTCATACTGGTTGGTTCCCGGAATCTTATGTAGAACCAATAGATGTTGGCAGCGCAAATGATAATGCTTTCATACAACAAGACAGTGTGGAGAAGAGAACGTTAGA AGGGATTGCTGAAGTTCCCGAGAATGTATCTGATGCCGGATCACTAGGCGATGAGCCTCCTCCTGTTGAACCTATCATACCTACTCTTGGATTAGGTGTAGTTTGTGATATACAAGTAACCACTTTGTATCACTATCGTCCTACGATAGAGCAACATCTTCTCTTTGAAAAAGGAGATATTATTAAAGTAGATGAACAGCAG GGTGATTGGTGGTATGGTACATCTGGTAATGGAGCTAAGGGTTGGTTCCCTAAATCGTATGTCAAGGAAATTTCTGCTAATCAAACTGCAATAGTTGAAGGACTCAATGAATACTACGTAGCCTTATATCCATATGATTCCGCCGAGGTTGGAGACTTAACATTCAACCAAGGAGAAGTTATATTAGTCACTAAAAAGGAAGGTGATTGGTGGACAGGCACTACAGGAGATAGGAATGGAATTTTTCCTGCCAATTATGTAGAAAAATGCGATGCTCCAGATCAG GGTGCCTCAATAACTACTAACGTATCTGAAACAACCGCGATTACTGAAACAACTGAAGACACAACCACAAGTAATCATGAAACAGCTACTTCAATTGCTCAGGCAACATTG CAAGCAGAGAAAACTGCTGAGCAGCTCGAAGATGAAAGACAAGCCGCGGAAGATAGAGCAGAATTGCCAGATTTTTCCGCAATGGCTGCGCAGCAG TATCATAAG AGAGGAAGAAAACCTGAAATTGTACAAGTTATTGCACCTTATCAAGCCACTAGCTCTGAGCAGTTAGATTTACAAAAGGGGCAATTAATAATGATTCGTAAGAAGACAGATAGTGGCTGGTGGGAAGGAGAATTACAG GCACGTGGTAAAAAAAGACAAATTGGTTGGTTCCCAGCTTCTTATGTTAAACCTTTAACCAGTAGTAGCAATCGAAGTACACCTGTTTCTCATGGATATCAAGACTCTCCTACAGATCCAAATATTG AACGCGTTATGGCATTGTACCCGTATCAGGCTCAAAATGAGGATGAATTAAGTTTCGAGAAAGGCGATGTTATAACCGTACTTGCAAAGGATGAAGCAGCATGGTGGAAAGGCGAATTAAATGGAATGTCTGGCGTTTTCCCTAGTAATTATGTATCTCCTATGT CTAATGAGATGACAACTAACTTACTAATGGCTGGATTGGATTCCATGGAAAGAAAACGACAAGAATACATAAAAGAACTTATCACAACTGAACAAGCATATATAGAAGACATGAGACTTGTTCACGAG GTTTTCGAGAAACCTCTAATTGAAAGTTTAGTTTTAACCATGGATGAagtagataaaatatttgttaattggAGAGATATTATTGCGTGTAACGATAATTTCTTAAG aacATTACGGATACGACGAGATAATAGCGAAGGAGCGATTGTAAGAATGATTGGAGACATTCTatgtgaaaat ATACCTAGAATGTCAGCATATATAAGATTCTGCAGTTGTCAAATATCCGCTGCTGTCTATCTTCAGAGATTGACTGAAACTATGCCAGAATTTGTCAAAGTTGCTCAAATTTGTCAGCAAGATCCACGTACAAAAGGAATGCCTTTGAGCTCTTTCCTTATAAAACCAATGCAAAGGATAACAAAGTATCCTCTTATTATTGGCAAA attttagaGCACACACCAGTTGACCATCCTGATAGGCAATATCTCCAAGAAGCATTGGCTAAAGCAGAAGAATTTTGTACTcag GTAAATGAAGGAgttagagagaaagaaaatagtgATAGATTAGAATGGTTGCAAACACATGTGGCATGTGATGGTCTTGAAGAACAACTTATCTTTAATTCTTTAACCAATTCTTTAGGTCCACGAAAACTTCTTCATTTTGGTATACTTCATAAG GCAAAAAGTGGAAAAGAACTTGTTGGATTTCTCACAAACGACTTTTTACTATTTGCTCAACCAGTACTCAGCAGAAAGTCTTTATCCAGTGGACAACAGTTTTCATTTGAGAGAAACGAACATCAAAAATTCAAGATGTATAGAAAG ccaatatttttaaacgaattatCTTTTCTGGGTGATTCAGAGATGAATGGTAATATTAATTTAGGTTCCTGTGAAGGTTCAGAAAATTCAACCAAAATATTGAGACTAAAAGACCAAAAAAAGCCAATAATATTATTAGCACCGTCTCCAAGCGAATGTTCACTATGGATCAGAAGAATTACAGAAGCAAGAAAGAAATTTATGGAGAACgaaaaaacacgtttgcaaaGACAAAGATCAA AGCAGGCGCAATTTGGAGCGTGTGGCAGAATTCTTGTTACAGTGCTTGAAGGTTTCAATTTAAAGACAATACCTG TTCGCAGAAGACCACCCCAGGGTAGACTTCGATTAGTAGTTGTGGAAGCTGAAGATTTAATTATGTTGAAAAAAG GAAAGTGCAATACATTTTGTAAAGTGAGTATGGGCTCACAAGAAGAGAGAACGGGTGTCATATCAGGAACTGATTGTCCTTTATGGGATACATCAATGCAGTTTCAAGTAAAGGATTTACTTGAGGATACTTTATGTATCACGGTCTTCGATAAAGGCTATTATAGTCCAGATG AATTCCTCGGCCGAGCAGAAATAAGAGTTGCTGACATAATGAGAGATAGTAGAGATTCGTGTGGGCCAATACAGAAACGTATTCAGTTACACGAAGTCGAAAAAGGCGTCGTTGTGTTGAAGTTGGATTTACGACTCTTTGGTAATCGATAA